A window of Belonocnema kinseyi isolate 2016_QV_RU_SX_M_011 chromosome 10, B_treatae_v1, whole genome shotgun sequence genomic DNA:
tttattatcaaaaactatcaattattgtttacTCTGCGCTAGTTTATCATTTTTTGGCACTCCAAACGTAAAACAATACAACGATATAAAACTAATCCcctcaataacattttttaaataataaataagaaatgtaaaatcagttactttgttttttcttttcatttaatttcgaaaacagatattctgaaagtgattttcataatgtttttttttttaacatttatccaGATATCTTTGAATAAAACGATTGAgctcttaaattttctacaacagaGTGAATCTTCTTCAGATCTTGAAGATTCTAATGAagaatctgaataaatcgataataaaaatcgaaaaatgttttcccaggtattatttattttttaaaataatctaagaCCTtattcgttttattaaaaaatatgtggatAAATTTAAggtacatttaaatattttctcaaaaaaactttttagttgcacGATTTCTGGCCTTGGCATTATTTTTGTCGCTTCATTTATTTcagcaaacaatttttaaattagttaaaaaaaacttctatccAAAACGGTGGGTGTTATTGAACTTTCAAggcaaaatgtcgaattttctatacaaaacagttgaactatcaaattaaaatatgaaattttgataaaaaatttaatgttattcgaaaaaggatgaatttgcaacaaaatacaagaactctcaacctgaaggttgaattttcaattgaattagattaattttgaacacaaaaagaaaaacaattgttaaaaaaaatagttcaattttaacaaaaggtGTTATTCTTACTTAACAAGAatggattttcgactaaaaatgggACAGGTAGATTTCTAATtactaaagtaatttttcaaccaaaaaaaggaattttcaacaagttgatttaatttccaattaaagagataaatttctgactaaaactttgaatcgtcaaacaaaaattgtattttcttttaagtGGTTCAACTTCAAAAcggaattattacattttgaaccaaaaattggaatttttaaacaagaataagtTACtgcaaaaaaaacgaactttcaataaaattcaagaattctcaaccaaaaacttgaatttttcaactaaatgaatcattttctaccaaaaacgcagaaaacttaaatttttaactaaaattgaatagttttcaataaaaaccaaattttactCTTAACAAGAAGTTGAATTCTTACTCAAAAAACCcctattttcgaccaaaatggaatatgtaaattttaaactaccaaaataatttttaaaccaaaaaagtaattttcaacaaaatagttaaattttctactaaaaagatacattttaaacataaattctgaaaaatcatacaaaaattgttattttttaaaatttgttaacgttgttgttaaattttaatccaaaaagagaaatttttcaacaaaaagattaattttatgacgaaaaaacgattttttaaccaatttcaagAATGCCCAAccatattaaaccaaaaataaaatctgtcaattttaaattactaaagtaaatttcatgaattccgcgtaTAACCGGAATattatgaattccgcgaattagaaaaattccgcaaaaaccgaaaattatattaattcagcaaattccatgaatttcgcacattccagatttcaattaattcaccaaattccatgaatttcacaaatactgtgaattctcaaaattttacaTGTTTTGCGAATTTtgatgaattctatgaattccacaatttcaaaaattctgcgaatttaatgaattccgcgaATGCCATAAATTCCGCTAATCCAGAAATTCCGCGAATAACATTAAATCCATGAATTTCGCCAATAccaggaattccatgaattccgcgaatatcattaattccatgaatttcgcgaataccaggaattccatgaattctgcgaatatcatgaattccaggaattccgaaaattctaCGAATTACGCAAATTCCATGATTTCTATCAATTCTGCAAATTTCACGAATTCTACAAATGCCGGAAATTAcacgaattctataaatttctttaaatgacaCGAATATAATGAATCTCGAGAATTTCGCTAATTTTACGATTTGCATTAATTCAGCAAATTCCATAACGTctataaattctattaattacgCGAACtctaattatttttcgaatttcataAAGTATATTAATTCCGCGAATCTCATGATTTCCGTAAAGTCTATAAGTTATAATGAAGAATCTGATGTTTAAAAAGACTAATAATTTCGTCTTGTTGTAAATATACTTCCGATTCtgggaatttttaacttagaaaaattaacatgatttgaaaaatcattgatcAGTAAATTTAGTAGTAGGagttgacctttttttaaagaatgtttcaaTTGTATATGGCAGAAATTAATGTGAAaggcaaaattttgaaatttcttatatcATTCAAATATTCAGTTAGCCAAAACATCATTTCTAGGAACaatttatggtggttgtccaaattagGTCGTTGGactcttggttttattttcagggacTCTATAGagcaacaagaaaattaataattattaaagaaaataaatcgtagctaaaaattattgaattttcgtttggttttgttctttttgtagaaattcttttCAAAGGAAATCATGGGCCAGATTGTCCTTACTGGTTACAACAATAACACTTATCGAATCGACGACGTTGATTATTCGGTTAGGCCAACTTCCACTTTCACTCTTCGCGATGGTGAAAGAATTTCCTATAAGAACTATTATGAGACCAAGTATGGTATAATTATCAGAAACGATTCGCAACCGCTGTTGGTATCCAGGTCTAAACCGAAGGATCGACGTGCAGGACAAGCTGAGCTTCTCTATCTCGTACCCGAACTCTGCAGAACTACGGGttagttttgataaaaatattgatgTAAGAAACGAAAATTATTAGATAATTTGGGGATCCAATATTGATTGTACAGCCTTACGCTTACAACTTTACATTTTGCAACTTTATTGGGAGCGTGCTTTAATTTTGAGGACTATTTTGTCAATATTacggatttgttttttaaaaaagtggttacgAGTTTACGGTTTAAAGTATTATTCATCGCTAGCCACTACTTTCTTCTATCTTTCTACCAGCATACAGATAACACGTCCGAAAAACGACTCGTCTTTTGAAACTATCcacgaatcgacccattttttGGCATCTTCATTAGAAGTGAATCCTTGATCCGAGAGTCCAGGACTTACGGATCGGAAGAGGTGGTAATTAGACTTTGGGATATCTGGTGAATACGGCATATAGTACCAATATTCCTCGATGCGATATAGTTCAAGTAGCGCCATCTATTGGAAGAATCTCAAAATTATCGCACGCTCCCAATAGTGTTCAAGTTTTCAAATGCACAAGCTACACCaagcaaatgttaaaaattgaaaatggggTGAATACAAACtcttgaatattaatttgaatttcgtAGGTTTGACTGATGAGATGAGATCGAACTACCCGACAATGAACGCGTTAGCAACACACACGAAGCTGGACCCAAAGGCTCGCATCGAGCGTTTAATGTCTTTCAACAGGCGTCTATTGCGCGAAAGTAAAGTCGTCAACGAACTAAATGACTGGGGACTGAAGCTGGGTAACAAACTCGTCAATCTCACGGGAAGAGTCATTCCAAGAGACAAAATCATCATGGCGGATGGAGTGACATTGTCTCCCAGGGGTGCAAACTGGGATGGAGAAATCAGAGCTAATAAGATGCTTATTACTACTGAGCTTCGAGATTGGGTTGTCATCATCACCCAACGAATGAAGAACGATTGCCAAGTGAGTTTTTTGTTAGTTTAATAGCTTTAGGTTATAATCAAATGCGTTTTTTTACTCCTTCATATATATACCCCTCTACTCAGAGGCGGCGGAGCCTTAGGGGGCACTTGCCCCCCTCAAACACCCCCCAAGGAGGGGCATAGTATTAATTTGCTGCTCCCATCTGAACTCAAATGATTAAATTGATCATTTGATGAATTTCCCAGTATCCTGAATTTTATTCgggattttatttgaattttatttctacTCAAAGGATCTGGATCATTTCTGTCTTTTcaaaaatctacctgaaatcaTTGTGcaataatttatgaatttgtgaaatctttgtaatttattcgaaatattcgtaaaattctttaatcctatttgaaaactttaacaaatatatgaaatcttcgtaagatttttgaattctttggaaaatcattgaaatctttataaaataatttttaaacaacatttttaattgctgaaatctcaaggaaattattgaagtctgtgaaaccttttaaatctatccgaaattttcGCGAAACCTTAACAGTTTTGTaatatatttgggaaatcattgcaatctttgtaaaatcttttgaaaccatccgatttttttgcaaaacatttaaaatctttgtggaatctttaaaaaatgatgaaaatcttggtaaaacattacaaatattttttagacatttaataatatttgtgaaattgtttgaatatttgcgaaatacttgaaatctttgtaaaattttggcaaatattttttatgttcgtAAAATCTTGGCAATCtttgtgaatttattgaaatcgttgttgaatattttaacgcatggttaattattgaaaatctttgggaaatcattaaaatctttatcgaatatttgaaatatttataaatttttgtaaaattcatgaaatctttgagaaatcatttatgTCCGTGGAATCTTTTGAGattattcgaaatctttatgaaatattttgaatccttcaaatctttgaaaaattattgaaatctctatgaaacatgaaaaatattttcgaaatatttcttatattttttaagttgttgAAATCTATGGGAAATCATTGCGggctttgtgaaattttttcaaactatccgaattttttgcgaaacatttgaaatatttatgaaatagttaaaaaataactttaatctttacaaaatatttttaatctttggaaagtCGTTGAAACCTTTGAGAAATTAGGAGTGGGAGTGAGatctttgtaattattatttataaaatctttagaaatgtgcgaaatattaacaatatttttttaatttatggtaatacCTGTGtgatatttagtaatatttgtgaaattatgaaaaatttgagaaataactAAAGTCttcgtaaaataatttaaatctatccgaaattttttcGAAGTATTTGAAAACTGGAAAATCTTcgttaaatctttgggaaatctttctgCAATCTTTACGAATTtgcgaaagattaaaaatattttttaaatgttttgtaatatttgtgaacttATGGAATATTGTTGCGAAATAATCAACGTATTTGTAAAAGCatttaaatctttccgaaatcttttcgaagtatttcaaaactgtaaaacctgtaaaaaattgttgaaatctttgaaatctttgaaatctatccaaatatttttgaagtccTTATAGAAGTCTgcaatatattacaatttttgtttattaatatttatgaaattattgaaatctttgtaaaatatttagggaaTAATTGaagcctttgtaaaatctttgaaatccatccGAAATCATTGCGAAGTATTTGAAAGCTGTAACATCTTTgagcaattattgaaatctttggaaaatgctttaagtctgtaaaatcttttaaatctatctgaaatcattttaaaatatttaaaaattgagaaatctctaagaaatcattgatattttgtgacatctttttcaaattttgttgaaatgatagaaatgtgaaaattatttaaaatatttaaaaaatatttttaaatagtttttaaataggTTCTAACACATTCTATTCGACGTCTATtctacgtctttacgacatcgtaacgacatcttcacgacatatttacgacatcgttacgacatctttacgacatcctatgtccatgtcgtttcggtatctttgctatatcgtaaagacatcgtcagatcatacgacttatttacgatatcgtaaagacaccttaacgacacggacatacgatgtcgtaaggttgtcgtaaatatgccttaacgatgtcgtaagaaTTTTTGCCagcgtttcgtgaacattgcagctcACTTCTTCAGAGCTAATCTGAAACTCAAGCATCAGGTTATTTTGTTCtcatgtatactctctacgatgcctctGATTGGCCAGAGCGTCCCACAATGGAGACTGCCTAGTGGGCagaaaatttagcgacgtctttacgacatcgttacgacatcttcacgacaactttacgacatcctatgtccatgccgttaaggtgtctttactacatcgtaaataagtcttatgatctgaagatgtctttacgatatcgcaaggaCACaaaaacgacatagacataggatggaGTAAAGTTGACgtcacgatgtcgtaacgatgtcgtaaagacgtcgccaaatgttgtgcccgtTGAGTGGTCGCAGCTGACTGGCCAATGAAGCAGCCAATTGGCGTTCTGGCAAATCCCATGCATCGAAGAGAGTATACATAAAAACTACATAACCTGATACTTAAGTTTCAGGTTTGCCCTGAAGAACCGAGCTGCAATGTTTTCAAAACGTCAGTCATAATGGATCATCGTGAAAGCGTCCGATATATTATTTTatggattgtttttaaaataaaaaatactcctGTTACTTCAAAAAGTCATAATAATAGTACACTCAAACCTGGATTCCGTGATCATGTTTCCGAGAATTGTCGCCACGCGGTGGTGATGCATGAGAGCATCTGCGGGAGAATGTGCGGTGATCACCCAAGCGTCACAAAAtagagagagaaacaagaaagagaaaaagcaggagagagacaaaatatttttgagactctggatttaatgtcacgtTCAGTCCCCAAAGTAAGATTAAATCCAGATTTTCAGTGTAGTTATTTTCTTTTGCTATAGGAATTTATTTCTGGCATCATCAGATCAGCTAACGGAATGAGATTCAAAGTCGAGAAACCAAGGATCGCGGAGCTCTATGGTGATCGCTCTAGCTACTACACAGAAATGATAGAATCTGTCATGAGTAAGTCAAATCCCCAGCTGGTGATGTGTCTCGTGCCAAACAACAATCTCGATCGATACTCTGCGATCAAGAAGAAGTGCTGCGTCGATAGACCTGTCTTGAGCCAGGTTGTCCTGACGAGAACAATAATGTCCAAAGGGAAACCAAATCTGACTGCAGCTACAAAAATTGCTGTTCAGCTGAATTGCAAACTAGGTGGCGCCGGATGGACCGTTGAAATACCCTCAGGAAATTTCATGGTGGCTGGTTTTGACGTCTGTCATGATAAGACAACAAAGGGTCGTGACTTTGGTTAGCACTCAATCTTTTTCAATCATCTTTTGCTAAGGAATCAATTCCTTTTGATTGTCTTAAAATTCCTATTTGTTCCAGGGGCTTTGGTGGCATCTCTTGATAGGCATTTGAGTCGCTACTTCAGTGCAGTGAGTGCACACACTTCCGGCGAGGAACTCTCCAATGACTTGGGGGTTAACATGACGAAAGCTTGTCGCCAGTATCAAAGGTTGAATGGTATCCTACCTTCAGTGATTATTTTCTACAGAGACGGGGTTGGCGAGGGTCAGATTCCTTTTGTTCACGAAATTGAAGTTCAGGAGTTGAAGAGAAAACTTGCTGAACTCTACGACGGAGAAATTGCAAATGTCAGAATGGCATTTCTCATCGTGACCAAGAAGATCAACACGCGTTTTTTCTACAATAACGAAAATGCACCCGCTGGTACCGTCGTTGATGACGTCGTCACGAATCCAGCCAGGTAAGATGAACTTGAAAATAAGATTTACTTTGGGATATTCGAGGGGAAACCACTCTGACAAGATATCTTCCAAAAAATACGTTATCACTTTAGATGGCGGGGAAGGCGGGGGCGAAACCCACGGTTACCAACTGGATAGGGTGCGGGGGTTCCAGTCAAAGcaaagtttgaatttataaaaatatcgtagtaaagatatcgtaaataagtcgtatgatccgacgatgtctttacgatatcgcaaagataccaaaacgacatggacataggatgtcgtaaagatgtcgtaaagatatcgtaaagacgtcgttaaattttgtgcccactgggaattttttttgttgaaacttaaactttttcgtgaatagtactttaattttatgtaaaattttgtcTGACTTggtagtaaatcaatcttttttttcttaatttatgtttttagttgaaactttcacttttggtttgagaattcttaaattttatttcaaattcttctttttcggttataattaaactttttgttcaaaaattcatctatctttgtggaaaatttaactttttggtgaaGAATAATTGTATGTAAAATATTGTctgttctttttctttgaaaattcaccaattttagttgaaaattgcactttttgtttgagaatacttgaatattgttaaaaattcgtttatcgggttgaaattaatctttttgttaaaaaatgcattttttaaagtcgaaaattcaacttcttgtttgagatttcttgaattttataaaaaatctaattttttattgttagcaaattattctttttgtttaaaattacatttttttaatattcaacttcgtggttcagaatttttgaattttatgtaaaaatcttttttttttggtagcaaaataatcgtttggtttgaaaattcatcttgtttgggaaaaatttaaaaaccaagttCTGAATTGAATCTAAAGTCTAAACATTTTAAGACTTCTTCCtttcttaaaaaactcaattttttcgtaagaagaaaattaaacttcttgattgaaaattcttgaattttattaaaaattcgtcttttttggtagcaaatttttctttttgtttgaaagttcatattttttggttaaaaattcaactttgttgtttAGAAGTCTTGAATTTAATGtgattatttgtcttttttgtatcaaattaatcttttttttcaaaatttaatctttttgttgaaaattcaactttttagataagaatttctgaattctattaaaaactaaatttttttgctattaaattcatctttttgttttaaaatgtatgtttttagttaaaactcaACATTCTGTTtgggaattcttgaattatattttaaattcttctttttcggtcataaattaaactttttgtttaaaaattcatcttttttagttaaagctttaaatttcagttgagaattcttgaattttataaaaaattctacttactttaattttatgtaaaatttgatgttttttgttggttaattaatctttttgtttaaaaattcatactttttaattgaaaatttcactttttggtagagaattctttAATGCTATCgcaaatttgtatcttttttggtagaaaatcttcatcttttttgttagtaaactattctttttgtttcaaatttcatattattttgttaaaaattcaaccccgtgcttcataattattgaattttatgtaaaagCTTTATTCCTTTTTGGtagcaaaataatctttttgtttaaaaattgatcttttggttaaaaatttgaaaacaaagttttaaattggaactactttctaaaaaatttttttaaaaatttttttctaaaaaaatagagtTCAATAAACTCTATTTTTtgatttagtcgaaaattcgtcttttgggtaataaattaatctttttg
This region includes:
- the LOC117182054 gene encoding piwi-like protein Siwi isoform X2, whose protein sequence is MADQVGAGRAMGRARGRARLQIELEREAEEAGWARRPGAVAPVAAPGGTPGGAPRPAIARTERAHRAGPGHDVLQRLERSVREERISPQGSAEGAAPVGRGGMRGRRRVNESESLLTRPTGCASKQGSYGQKINLQANYFKLETESVTDFSLYQYRVDFSPDEERTVVRKGLLRFHHPSIGPYIFDGTVMYSNSLLAPNLEFFSTRLSDNQQIRITIRMVGELRKGDHHYIQFFNIIMRKCLDHLNLQLVGRNFFDAQNKVQIKEFRIELWPGYLTSIRQCEHDILMCAEISHKVMRQETVYDMLEQFYMNYERDYKKFFSKEIMGQIVLTGYNNNTYRIDDVDYSVRPTSTFTLRDGERISYKNYYETKYGIIIRNDSQPLLVSRSKPKDRRAGQAELLYLVPELCRTTGLTDEMRSNYPTMNALATHTKLDPKARIERLMSFNRRLLRESKVVNELNDWGLKLGNKLVNLTGRVIPRDKIIMADGVTLSPRGANWDGEIRANKMLITTELRDWVVIITQRMKNDCQEFISGIIRSANGMRFKVEKPRIAELYGDRSSYYTEMIESVMSKSNPQLVMCLVPNNNLDRYSAIKKKCCVDRPVLSQVVLTRTIMSKGKPNLTAATKIAVQLNCKLGGAGWTVEIPSGNFMVAGFDVCHDKTTKGRDFGALVASLDRHLSRYFSAVSAHTSGEELSNDLGVNMTKACRQYQRLNGILPSVIIFYRDGVGEGQIPFVHEIEVQELKRKLAELYDGEIANVRMAFLIVTKKINTRFFYNNENAPAGTVVDDVVTNPARLRPNYLCRIASRNMSRILQLDFKYKINR
- the LOC117182054 gene encoding piwi-like protein Siwi isoform X1; translation: MADQVGAGRAMGRARGRARLQIELEREAEEAGWARRPGAVAPVAAPGGTPGGAPRPAIARTERAHRAGPGHDVLQRLERSVREERISPQGSAEGAAPVGRGGMRGRRRVNESESLLTRPTGCASKQGSYGQKINLQANYFKLETESVTDFSLYQYRVDFSPDEERTVVRKGLLRFHHPSIGPYIFDGTVMYSNSLLAPNLEFFSTRLSDNQQIRITIRMVGELRKGDHHYIQFFNIIMRKCLDHLNLQLVGRNFFDAQNKVQIKEFRIELWPGYLTSIRQCEHDILMCAEISHKVMRQETVYDMLEQFYMNYERDYKKFFSKEIMGQIVLTGYNNNTYRIDDVDYSVRPTSTFTLRDGERISYKNYYETKYGIIIRNDSQPLLVSRSKPKDRRAGQAELLYLVPELCRTTGLTDEMRSNYPTMNALATHTKLDPKARIERLMSFNRRLLRESKVVNELNDWGLKLGNKLVNLTGRVIPRDKIIMADGVTLSPRGANWDGEIRANKMLITTELRDWVVIITQRMKNDCQEFISGIIRSANGMRFKVEKPRIAELYGDRSSYYTEMIESVMSKSNPQLVMCLVPNNNLDRYSAIKKKCCVDRPVLSQVVLTRTIMSKGKPNLTAATKIAVQLNCKLGGAGWTVEIPSGNFMVAGFDVCHDKTTKGRDFGALVASLDRHLSRYFSAVSAHTSGEELSNDLGVNMTKACRQYQRLNGILPSVIIFYRDGVGEGQIPFVHEIEVQELKRKLAELYDGEIANVRMAFLIVTKKINTRFFYNNENAPAGTVVDDVVTNPARYDFFLVSQSGGRGTIAPSAYSVISDSSGWTPDKIQRMTYKLTQMYYNYSGAVKVPAPCQYAHKLAALVSQAIQRPPSALLETLLYYL